The following are from one region of the Streptomyces decoyicus genome:
- a CDS encoding TerD family protein produces the protein MPMLKGSNVPVPAPAVRVELGWQTAPGAPDVDASALLLVSGKVRDDGDFVFYNQAAHASGAVRHEGKRPAGGAMTDSLTVALDSVEPAVDKVVLAASADGGTFGSVLGLHIRVLDAASGAEIARFHSQDAGAETAFVLGELYRRQGAWKFRAVGQGYATGLAGLATDFGISVEEPAPPQPAPPAPAPAAPAPPPPPSAMPTPPPAAPPALAAPTAPPPMAPAPPFPAGQPAASVPPSPGQPAPTPAPPPVRLTKVTLTKDAPAVSLTKQGGTSGAMRVNLNWNSGTAGKRLGKKLGFKAMQAMGARGALLPPSGELDLDLCALYELTDGAAGVIHPLGNNFGALHAPPYIQLDGDDRTGAVAAGENMTINLDHQARIRRILIFVTVYAGARSFEGLSATVTLQPQHGAPVEFALDACTVPSKVCALALITNTGSELVVQREARYLVPEPGVSPQRTIDKAYGWGLDWSPARK, from the coding sequence ATGCCGATGCTCAAGGGCAGCAACGTTCCGGTCCCGGCCCCGGCGGTCCGGGTGGAACTGGGCTGGCAAACGGCCCCGGGGGCGCCGGACGTGGATGCCTCCGCCCTGCTCCTGGTGTCCGGAAAGGTCCGCGACGACGGAGACTTCGTCTTCTACAACCAGGCCGCGCACGCCTCCGGTGCCGTACGCCATGAAGGCAAGCGCCCGGCCGGCGGCGCGATGACCGACAGCCTCACCGTCGCCCTGGACTCCGTCGAACCCGCCGTCGACAAGGTGGTGCTGGCCGCCTCCGCCGACGGCGGCACCTTCGGGAGCGTCCTCGGGCTGCACATCCGGGTGCTGGACGCGGCGAGCGGCGCCGAGATCGCCCGCTTCCACAGCCAGGACGCCGGCGCCGAGACCGCCTTCGTGCTCGGTGAGCTCTACCGCCGCCAGGGTGCCTGGAAGTTCCGCGCGGTGGGGCAGGGGTACGCCACCGGGCTCGCCGGCCTGGCCACCGACTTCGGCATCAGCGTCGAGGAGCCGGCGCCGCCGCAGCCCGCGCCGCCCGCCCCGGCCCCCGCCGCCCCCGCTCCGCCGCCCCCGCCGTCGGCCATGCCCACCCCGCCGCCCGCCGCACCCCCGGCGCTCGCCGCTCCGACGGCGCCGCCGCCCATGGCACCCGCGCCCCCGTTCCCGGCCGGGCAGCCGGCGGCCTCCGTGCCACCGTCTCCGGGGCAGCCCGCGCCCACCCCGGCGCCTCCTCCCGTTCGTCTGACAAAAGTCACCCTCACGAAGGACGCCCCTGCCGTCTCCTTGACGAAGCAGGGTGGCACCTCCGGGGCGATGCGGGTGAACCTCAACTGGAACAGCGGCACGGCAGGCAAGCGGCTGGGCAAGAAGCTCGGCTTCAAGGCGATGCAGGCCATGGGTGCCCGCGGCGCACTGCTGCCCCCGTCCGGCGAGCTCGACCTCGACCTGTGCGCGCTGTACGAACTCACCGACGGCGCCGCCGGTGTGATCCACCCGCTCGGCAACAACTTCGGCGCCCTGCACGCCCCGCCGTACATCCAGCTCGACGGCGACGACCGCACCGGTGCCGTCGCCGCCGGCGAGAACATGACCATCAACCTCGACCACCAGGCGCGCATCAGGCGCATCCTGATCTTCGTCACCGTCTACGCGGGAGCCCGCAGCTTCGAGGGCCTGAGCGCGACCGTCACCCTCCAGCCGCAGCACGGCGCCCCCGTCGAGTTCGCGCTCGACGCCTGCACGGTGCCCTCCAAGGTCTGCGCGCTGGCCCTGATCACCAACACGGGCAGCGAACTCGTCGTCCAGCGCGAGGCCCGCTACCTCGTCCCCGAGCCGGGCGTCAGCCCGCAGCGCACCATCGACAAGGCTTACGGATGGGGCCTGGACTGGTCACCGGCCCGCAAGTGA
- a CDS encoding nitronate monooxygenase — translation MATLTTPLCRQLGIAVPVVQAPIGSAVTTELVAAVADAGGLGTLALTWVTAEEGGAPDPGGSADDAQALRREPGAGLPGRRIPRCLPGGRRAGHHDVPPAR, via the coding sequence ATGGCGACGTTGACCACACCTCTGTGCCGGCAACTGGGTATCGCGGTGCCCGTGGTGCAGGCGCCCATCGGGTCCGCGGTCACCACGGAGCTGGTGGCTGCGGTCGCGGACGCGGGCGGACTCGGCACTCTTGCGCTGACGTGGGTCACCGCCGAGGAGGGCGGTGCGCCGGATCCGGGAGGTTCGGCGGATGACGCCCAGGCCCTTCGCCGTGAACCTGGTGCTGGACTTCCCGGTCGACGAATTCCTCGATGCCTGCCTGGCGGAAGGCGTGCCGGCCATCACGACGTTCCTCCAGCGCGATGA
- a CDS encoding glutamate racemase, translated as MKIALMDSGTGLLAAAAAVRRLRPDADLVLSSDPDGMPWGPRTPDDVTAHALAVARSAAAHGPDALIVACNTASVHALPALRAELEPQVPVIGTVPAIKPAAAGGGPVAIWATPATTGSPYQRDLIERFGHGVEITGVPCPGLADAVEAADEAAIDAAIAAAAHRTPRDVRTVVLGCTHYELVAERIRAALQQPGAPALALHGSAEAVAAQALRRIGAEPAPAAAPTGALSVILSGRPAGLPATALVYAEGRLLAAGRTDRAPGAPAEITPAADGATAAARR; from the coding sequence GTGAAGATCGCGCTGATGGACTCCGGGACCGGGCTGCTCGCGGCGGCCGCCGCCGTGCGGCGACTGCGGCCGGACGCCGACCTGGTCCTCTCCTCCGATCCCGACGGCATGCCCTGGGGCCCACGTACCCCCGACGATGTCACCGCCCATGCGCTGGCGGTGGCCCGCTCCGCAGCCGCGCACGGCCCCGACGCCCTGATCGTCGCCTGCAACACCGCGTCCGTGCATGCGCTGCCGGCCCTCCGCGCCGAACTGGAACCCCAGGTCCCGGTCATCGGCACCGTCCCCGCCATCAAGCCCGCGGCGGCCGGCGGCGGCCCGGTCGCCATCTGGGCCACCCCCGCCACCACCGGCAGCCCCTACCAGCGGGATCTGATCGAGCGGTTCGGGCACGGTGTGGAGATCACCGGCGTGCCCTGCCCGGGGCTGGCCGACGCGGTGGAGGCCGCCGACGAGGCCGCGATCGACGCCGCCATCGCCGCCGCCGCGCATCGCACCCCACGGGACGTGCGCACCGTCGTCCTGGGCTGCACCCACTACGAGCTGGTCGCCGAACGGATCCGCGCCGCCCTCCAGCAGCCCGGAGCCCCCGCCCTCGCCCTGCACGGCTCCGCCGAGGCGGTCGCCGCCCAGGCGCTGCGCCGCATCGGCGCCGAGCCGGCGCCGGCAGCCGCCCCGACCGGCGCACTCAGCGTGATCCTCAGCGGCCGCCCGGCGGGACTGCCGGCCACTGCGCTCGTCTACGCCGAGGGCCGGCTGCTCGCCGCCGGCCGTACCGACCGTGCACCCGGGGCCCCCGCCGAGATCACTCCAGCGGCCGACGGAGCCACCGCGGCCGCCCGCCGCTGA
- a CDS encoding glycosyltransferase — MEWSGAGSLLAWVWLLLGQGFFWRTDVRLPDRRDPERWPTVAVVVPARDEAGVLPDSLPSLLGQKYPGRAEVFLVDDGSTDGTGALARELAAARGGLPLTVSAPGEPEPGWTGKLWALRHGIALAQERVAPEYLLLTDADIAHDPDSLRELVAAARSAGLDLVSQMARLRAVTFWERLIVPAFVYFFGQLYPFRWVNRPGARTAAAAGGCVLLRREAAERAGIPDAIRHAVIDDVTLARAVKRSGGTIWLGLADRVDSVRPYPRPAELWRMVSRSAYAQLRHRPLLLLGTVLGLALVYLVPPVALAAGLADGDTAVATLGGAAWAVMCGTYLPMLRYYGQPPWAAPLLPFTALLYLLMTVDSAVQHYRGRGAAWKGRTYPAP, encoded by the coding sequence ATGGAGTGGAGCGGTGCCGGGTCCCTGCTGGCCTGGGTGTGGCTGTTGCTGGGGCAGGGCTTCTTCTGGCGGACGGACGTACGGCTGCCGGACCGCCGCGATCCGGAGCGCTGGCCGACGGTCGCGGTGGTGGTCCCGGCGCGGGACGAGGCCGGGGTGCTTCCGGACAGCCTGCCGTCGCTGCTCGGGCAGAAGTACCCGGGCCGGGCCGAGGTGTTCCTGGTCGACGACGGCAGTACGGACGGGACCGGTGCGCTGGCCCGGGAGCTGGCGGCCGCGCGCGGCGGGCTGCCGCTGACGGTGTCCGCACCCGGCGAGCCGGAGCCCGGGTGGACGGGCAAGCTCTGGGCCTTACGGCACGGGATCGCACTGGCGCAAGAGCGCGTCGCGCCGGAGTATCTGCTGCTGACCGACGCGGATATCGCGCACGATCCCGACAGCCTGCGGGAGTTGGTGGCGGCGGCCCGGTCGGCGGGACTGGATCTGGTGTCGCAGATGGCGCGGCTGCGGGCGGTGACGTTCTGGGAGCGGCTGATCGTGCCGGCCTTCGTCTACTTCTTCGGACAGCTGTATCCCTTCCGGTGGGTCAACCGTCCCGGGGCGCGGACCGCGGCGGCGGCCGGGGGCTGTGTGCTGCTGCGGCGGGAGGCCGCGGAGCGGGCGGGTATCCCGGACGCGATCCGGCATGCGGTGATCGACGATGTGACGCTGGCGCGAGCGGTGAAGCGCTCCGGCGGCACGATCTGGCTGGGGCTCGCGGACCGGGTGGACAGCGTGCGGCCGTATCCGCGGCCGGCCGAGCTGTGGCGGATGGTCTCGCGCAGTGCCTACGCCCAACTGCGGCACCGGCCCCTGCTGCTGCTCGGCACCGTCCTCGGTCTCGCGCTGGTGTATCTGGTGCCGCCCGTCGCGCTGGCGGCCGGACTGGCGGACGGCGACACGGCGGTCGCCACGCTGGGCGGGGCGGCCTGGGCGGTGATGTGCGGGACGTATCTGCCGATGCTGCGCTACTACGGGCAGCCGCCGTGGGCGGCGCCGCTGCTGCCCTTCACCGCGCTGCTGTATCTGCTGATGACCGTGGATTCGGCGGTACAGCACTACCGGGGGCGCGGTGCGGCATGGAAAGGGCGGACGTACCCGGCGCCCTGA
- a CDS encoding DUF4331 family protein produces MSNHFTGLSLGAPLGDQRLDLCDLYAFQSPTDSTRTVLILNANPNADALHPDAIYRLNIDNDGDCLADMAISYVFSPPQDGRQTFSVFMAKGEEARSVEAVGQKVVTDAEVSFGTVANRVISGPYTFFAGSRSDAFFFDFDGIKNLFDTTGGRNFTAPHLGGKSPWTGVDSNTEANVFSTVVELPTSELRANPEIRIWGRCSVRENGRLVHADRAGHPSVSSFFNTDETKEEYNASEPVNDRDRWTDQFVHLMGHTGNYTREEAIAAIDADRVLPDMLVFDPSKPAQYPNGRAFTDDVINHRLSFLSKGDIPPTGLEPHTDLLDEFPYLGNPHPQGS; encoded by the coding sequence ATGTCGAATCACTTCACCGGTCTCAGCCTCGGCGCACCGCTCGGGGACCAACGGCTCGACCTCTGTGACCTCTACGCGTTCCAGTCGCCCACCGATTCGACGAGGACGGTGCTGATCCTCAACGCGAACCCGAATGCCGATGCTCTGCACCCTGATGCCATCTATCGTCTCAACATCGACAATGACGGGGATTGTCTCGCCGACATGGCGATCAGTTACGTCTTTTCTCCCCCGCAGGACGGCCGTCAGACATTCAGTGTCTTCATGGCGAAAGGCGAGGAGGCCCGCTCGGTCGAAGCCGTCGGGCAGAAGGTCGTCACGGACGCCGAGGTGTCGTTCGGCACCGTGGCGAACCGCGTCATCTCTGGTCCCTACACGTTCTTCGCCGGCAGTCGTAGCGACGCCTTCTTCTTCGACTTCGACGGGATCAAGAACCTCTTCGATACCACCGGCGGCAGAAACTTCACCGCGCCGCATCTCGGTGGCAAGTCGCCGTGGACCGGCGTGGACTCGAACACGGAAGCCAACGTGTTCTCCACGGTTGTGGAACTGCCGACGAGTGAGCTCCGCGCCAACCCCGAGATCCGCATCTGGGGCCGCTGCAGTGTGCGGGAAAACGGCCGGCTCGTCCATGCCGACCGTGCAGGCCACCCTTCAGTCAGCAGCTTCTTCAACACCGACGAGACGAAGGAGGAGTACAACGCCAGTGAGCCGGTGAACGATCGTGACCGCTGGACCGATCAGTTCGTCCACCTCATGGGGCACACCGGCAATTACACACGGGAAGAGGCGATCGCGGCCATCGACGCCGACCGCGTCCTGCCCGACATGCTGGTCTTTGACCCCTCGAAGCCCGCGCAATACCCCAACGGCCGCGCCTTCACCGACGACGTCATCAACCACCGGCTCTCCTTCCTCTCGAAGGGCGACATCCCTCCCACCGGCCTTGAGCCGCACACCGATCTTCTGGACGAGTTCCCCTACCTCGGCAATCCGCACCCCCAGGGGAGCTGA
- a CDS encoding NUDIX hydrolase, whose product MATPDFIRDLRNSIGRQLLWLPGVSAVVFDDQGRVLLGKRADTGGWSVIGGIPEPGEQPAETAMREVYEETAVVVVPEGVVLVETMPPTHYPNGDVCQFMDVTLRCRAVGGEAQVNDDESLEVGWFDIDALPELEEYALTRIKRALEAGPTWFHGMGEEPEGQQP is encoded by the coding sequence ATGGCAACCCCCGATTTCATCCGTGACCTCCGGAACTCCATCGGCCGGCAGCTGCTGTGGCTGCCCGGGGTGAGCGCGGTCGTCTTCGACGACCAGGGCCGTGTCCTGCTGGGCAAGCGGGCCGACACCGGTGGCTGGTCGGTGATCGGTGGTATCCCCGAGCCCGGCGAACAGCCGGCCGAGACCGCGATGCGTGAGGTCTACGAGGAGACCGCGGTGGTGGTGGTCCCCGAGGGCGTCGTCCTCGTCGAGACCATGCCGCCCACCCACTACCCCAATGGCGATGTCTGCCAGTTCATGGACGTGACGCTGCGCTGCCGGGCGGTCGGCGGCGAGGCACAGGTCAATGACGACGAGTCGCTGGAGGTCGGCTGGTTCGACATCGACGCCCTGCCGGAGCTGGAGGAGTACGCACTCACCCGCATCAAGCGGGCGCTGGAGGCCGGGCCGACGTGGTTCCACGGGATGGGGGAGGAGCCGGAGGGGCAGCAGCCCTGA
- a CDS encoding MFS transporter: MSSPATASPPPTNLKRIVAASLIGTTIEWYDFFLYGSAAALVFNRLFFPGSDPLVGTLLSFLTYAVGFAARPIGALVFGHYGDRLGRKKLLVLSLLMMGGATFAIGLLPTHATVGTAAPVLLTVLRLVQGFALGGEWGGAVLLVSEHGDARRRGFWASWPQTGAPAGQLLATGVLSALTALLSDAAFASWGWRVPFLLSGVLVVVGLWVRLSVDESPVFKAALARAAARRAEGSAMEKVEKLPLVAVLKYHWRDVLIAMGARMAENISYYVITAFVLVYATSHTGLSQQIALNAVLIASALHFAVIPAWGALSDRIGRRPVYLLGAVGVAVWAFPFFALVDSSRFGLLLLAVSVGLVFHGAMYAPQAAFFAEMFATRMRYSGASIGAQFASVAAGAPAPLIATALLADYDSPTPIALYVIAAALLTLLAVGVARETRTRDLDAVDGAAVDGTAAPGAVRKTGAAEGGASPAVPS, from the coding sequence ATGTCCTCCCCCGCGACCGCTAGCCCACCACCCACCAACCTCAAGCGCATCGTCGCCGCGAGTCTGATCGGCACGACCATCGAGTGGTACGACTTCTTTCTCTATGGATCTGCCGCCGCGCTGGTGTTCAACAGGCTGTTCTTCCCCGGCTCCGATCCGCTGGTCGGGACCCTGTTGTCGTTTCTGACGTACGCGGTGGGCTTTGCGGCGCGGCCCATCGGGGCGTTGGTCTTCGGGCATTACGGGGACCGGCTGGGGCGTAAGAAGCTGCTGGTGCTGAGCCTGCTGATGATGGGCGGCGCGACGTTCGCGATCGGGCTGCTGCCGACGCATGCGACCGTCGGTACGGCGGCGCCGGTGCTGCTGACCGTGCTGCGGCTGGTCCAGGGGTTCGCGCTGGGCGGTGAGTGGGGCGGCGCGGTGCTGCTGGTGTCGGAGCACGGTGACGCACGGCGGCGCGGGTTCTGGGCGTCCTGGCCGCAAACCGGTGCTCCCGCGGGCCAGTTGCTGGCCACCGGCGTGCTGTCGGCGCTGACGGCGCTGCTGTCGGATGCGGCGTTCGCGTCCTGGGGGTGGCGGGTGCCGTTCCTGCTCTCGGGCGTGCTGGTGGTCGTGGGGCTGTGGGTCCGGCTCTCGGTGGACGAATCGCCTGTGTTCAAGGCCGCGTTGGCGCGTGCCGCGGCCCGGCGGGCGGAGGGCTCCGCGATGGAGAAGGTGGAGAAGCTGCCGTTGGTGGCGGTGCTGAAGTACCACTGGCGGGATGTGCTGATCGCGATGGGCGCGCGGATGGCCGAGAACATCTCGTACTACGTCATCACGGCATTCGTGCTCGTCTATGCCACCTCGCACACCGGGCTGTCCCAGCAGATCGCGCTGAACGCCGTGTTGATCGCTTCGGCGCTGCACTTCGCGGTCATCCCCGCCTGGGGCGCGCTCTCGGACCGGATCGGGCGCCGGCCGGTCTATCTGCTGGGCGCGGTCGGCGTCGCCGTCTGGGCGTTCCCGTTCTTCGCGCTGGTGGACTCCAGCCGGTTCGGGCTGCTGCTGCTCGCGGTGAGCGTCGGGCTGGTCTTCCACGGTGCGATGTACGCGCCGCAGGCGGCCTTCTTCGCGGAGATGTTCGCGACCCGGATGCGGTACTCGGGTGCGTCGATCGGCGCCCAGTTCGCCTCGGTCGCGGCCGGCGCGCCCGCCCCGTTGATCGCGACCGCGCTGCTCGCCGACTACGACAGCCCGACGCCGATCGCCCTGTACGTCATCGCCGCCGCGCTGCTGACGCTGCTCGCGGTCGGGGTGGCCCGGGAGACCCGCACCCGGGACCTCGACGCGGTGGACGGGGCGGCGGTGGACGGGACGGCGGCGCCCGGTGCGGTCCGCAAGACGGGAGCGGCGGAGGGCGGGGCGTCGCCGGCCGTCCCGTCCTGA
- a CDS encoding winged helix-turn-helix transcriptional regulator — MAALDLFGRRWSLRVVWELREGALGFRALRERCSNMSSSVLRQRLVELIEARLVHQTPDGHYALTALGRQAHTALSPLVDWSVAWASDLAEHSADHDTPAPDTPGAPPRPLDDATGT, encoded by the coding sequence ATGGCCGCGCTCGACCTGTTCGGCCGGCGATGGAGCCTGCGTGTGGTGTGGGAACTGCGCGAAGGCGCCCTGGGTTTCCGTGCCCTGCGCGAACGCTGCAGCAACATGTCCTCCAGCGTGCTGCGCCAACGCCTCGTCGAGCTGATCGAGGCACGTCTGGTGCACCAGACCCCGGACGGCCACTACGCCCTCACCGCGTTGGGACGGCAGGCTCACACTGCCCTCAGCCCCCTCGTCGACTGGTCCGTCGCCTGGGCCTCCGACCTCGCCGAGCACTCCGCCGACCACGACACCCCTGCCCCGGACACACCCGGCGCCCCTCCTCGCCCGCTCGATGACGCGACCGGCACCTGA
- a CDS encoding CsbD family protein — MGDKGAMDKMKGKAKQKAGKVMGDERLKSEGRTDEAKGKAKNAMGNAKEHAQGMKDSLKSKDRA, encoded by the coding sequence ATGGGTGACAAAGGCGCCATGGACAAGATGAAGGGCAAGGCCAAGCAGAAGGCCGGCAAGGTCATGGGCGACGAGCGCCTGAAGAGCGAAGGCCGTACGGACGAGGCCAAGGGCAAGGCCAAGAACGCGATGGGCAACGCCAAGGAGCACGCCCAGGGGATGAAGGACTCCCTCAAGAGCAAGGACCGCGCCTGA
- a CDS encoding YdcF family protein, protein MRRRTGLAIAGAAALAWGEWLNWRWSRALVGDGGGAAEAVVVLGYRNPQATANFINRWRVRAGIRSLAADSARGARVVFSGGATSGGAAEAQLMSDYATSVLEFDGTVLLEDQSGTTWENITNVIPLLEDVDRIKIASQPAHALKARAYLRRQRPDLAERLVRADDYRPGEWMAVKPLLALYGLWTLRGLNADERKPSL, encoded by the coding sequence ATGCGACGAAGGACAGGGCTGGCGATAGCTGGGGCTGCTGCCCTGGCCTGGGGCGAGTGGTTGAACTGGCGCTGGTCTCGAGCTCTCGTGGGGGACGGCGGGGGCGCTGCCGAGGCCGTGGTCGTGTTGGGATACCGGAATCCTCAGGCGACGGCGAACTTCATCAACCGCTGGCGAGTCCGTGCTGGAATTCGCTCCCTCGCCGCTGACAGCGCGCGTGGCGCTCGCGTGGTCTTCAGCGGCGGCGCGACCAGCGGCGGCGCCGCGGAGGCCCAGTTGATGTCTGACTACGCGACGTCGGTGCTCGAGTTCGACGGCACAGTGCTTCTCGAAGACCAGAGCGGGACGACATGGGAGAACATCACGAACGTGATCCCACTGCTTGAGGACGTCGACCGCATCAAGATCGCCTCCCAGCCGGCTCACGCGCTCAAGGCCCGCGCGTACTTGCGGCGGCAGCGCCCTGACCTTGCCGAGAGGCTCGTGCGCGCGGATGACTACCGCCCGGGCGAGTGGATGGCCGTCAAGCCGCTGCTGGCTCTGTACGGCCTTTGGACACTCCGCGGTCTCAATGCCGACGAACGGAAGCCCTCGCTCTAG
- a CDS encoding 3-hydroxybutyrate dehydrogenase, whose translation MTVIGTPGPVSLDLDGRTALVTGAASGIGRACALRLAAAGATVRAVDRDAAGLDGLVAAHPDGARGGIEPRLLDLTDLDAAERAAAGADVLVNNAGLQLVRPIEEFPPEVFHQVLTIMLEAPFRLLRGALPHMYAQGWGRVLNISSVHGLRASPFKSAYVAAKHGLEGLSKTAALEGAPHGVTSNCINPGYVRTPLVERQLADQAAAHGIPEERVLADILLADSALKRLLEPEEVAEAVAYLCTPQASFMTGASLVLDGGWTAH comes from the coding sequence ATGACCGTGATCGGCACCCCAGGCCCGGTATCCCTCGACCTCGACGGCCGCACCGCGCTCGTCACCGGCGCGGCCAGTGGCATCGGACGCGCCTGCGCCCTGCGGCTGGCGGCGGCCGGCGCGACGGTGCGCGCGGTCGACCGGGACGCCGCGGGACTGGACGGTCTCGTGGCGGCTCACCCGGACGGCGCACGGGGCGGCATCGAACCCCGGCTCCTGGACCTCACCGATCTGGACGCCGCGGAACGGGCCGCGGCCGGCGCCGATGTGCTCGTCAACAACGCGGGCCTCCAGCTCGTCCGCCCCATCGAGGAGTTCCCGCCCGAGGTCTTCCACCAGGTGCTGACCATCATGCTGGAGGCGCCCTTCCGGCTGCTGCGGGGCGCCCTGCCCCATATGTACGCACAGGGCTGGGGCCGCGTCCTCAACATCTCCTCCGTGCACGGCCTACGGGCGTCCCCCTTCAAATCCGCGTATGTCGCCGCCAAGCACGGCCTGGAAGGGCTGTCGAAGACCGCGGCCCTGGAGGGCGCCCCGCACGGCGTCACCAGCAACTGCATCAACCCCGGATATGTCCGCACCCCCCTCGTGGAACGGCAGCTCGCCGACCAGGCCGCTGCCCACGGCATCCCCGAGGAGCGCGTACTTGCCGACATCCTCCTTGCCGACTCCGCCCTCAAGCGACTGCTCGAACCGGAGGAGGTCGCCGAGGCCGTCGCCTACCTCTGCACTCCGCAGGCGTCCTTCATGACGGGCGCCTCTCTGGTGCTGGACGGCGGCTGGACCGCGCATTGA
- a CDS encoding helix-turn-helix domain-containing protein has protein sequence MPTDQPTPEPDPEPVDAPLPTPAPYDREAVPAGVPASGGEDASGGEDASAHAPAENPFLGLLAAGAAAEEYERPVLRARAEGASAGRLAALERAKLLALRVRTELEGRRRREAELSALYATAHDLAGLRDLDAVLRAIVRRARSLLGTEVAYLTLHDPAAGDTYMRVTDGSVSARFQQLRLGMGEGLGGLVAQTARPYVTDSYFHDERFRHTRTIDSGVQDEGLVAILGVPLMLGSGVIGVLFAADRRERVFERGQIALLAAHAAHAAVAIDTANLLAETRKTLTELEAANEIIGDRSSVIERASDIHDRLTELVLRGGGVQDVADAVAEVLHGEVEFTDPGRAPAAALDRSRADGHAVRDGAEWVAAVGAGGEVLGALVLRGHPALDPVDQRTLERAAMVTSLLLLARRTAGEAEQRVRGELLDDLLNAADRDPRLLGERAARLGADLDAPHIVLAARIDDSAPAHGAPISDDGPSPGPDAHPHGTDRRRLWSAASHLAATRHGLAVVRDGGAVLLLPLGPGGDPAHMAREIAARLGAALHLPVTVGASAPVPAPAARPAAVADAYAEARRCREALRVLGRAGQGAAAADFGFLGLLLADTRDVDGFVHRTLGVVTDYDARRGTELLRTLGAYFACGMSPARTKDALHVHVNTVAQRLERVSRLLGPDWQSPARALEIQLALRLHQLSSAVARDTGA, from the coding sequence ATGCCCACCGATCAGCCCACGCCCGAGCCGGATCCCGAGCCCGTGGACGCGCCCCTGCCGACGCCCGCTCCCTACGACCGGGAGGCCGTCCCGGCCGGTGTGCCCGCCTCCGGCGGGGAGGACGCCTCCGGCGGGGAGGACGCCTCCGCCCACGCCCCGGCCGAGAACCCTTTCCTCGGACTGCTGGCCGCCGGCGCCGCCGCGGAGGAGTACGAGCGGCCGGTGCTGCGCGCCCGCGCCGAGGGCGCCTCGGCCGGCCGGCTCGCCGCACTGGAGCGGGCCAAGCTCCTCGCGCTGCGGGTACGCACCGAGTTGGAGGGCCGCCGGCGCCGCGAGGCCGAACTGTCCGCGCTCTATGCCACCGCGCACGACCTGGCCGGGCTGCGCGACCTCGACGCGGTGCTGCGCGCGATCGTGCGCCGGGCCCGTTCCCTCCTGGGCACCGAGGTCGCCTACCTCACCCTCCACGACCCCGCCGCCGGCGACACCTATATGCGGGTCACCGACGGCTCGGTCTCCGCGCGGTTCCAGCAACTGCGGCTCGGCATGGGTGAAGGCCTGGGCGGGCTGGTCGCGCAGACCGCCCGCCCGTATGTCACCGACAGCTACTTCCACGACGAGCGGTTCCGGCACACCCGCACCATCGACTCGGGCGTCCAGGACGAGGGTCTGGTGGCGATCCTCGGGGTGCCCCTGATGCTCGGCAGCGGCGTGATCGGCGTGCTCTTCGCCGCCGACCGCCGCGAGCGGGTCTTCGAACGCGGCCAGATCGCCCTGCTCGCCGCCCACGCGGCACACGCGGCCGTCGCCATCGACACCGCCAACCTCCTCGCCGAGACCCGTAAGACGCTCACCGAACTGGAGGCGGCCAACGAGATCATCGGTGACCGCAGCTCGGTCATCGAGCGCGCCTCGGACATCCACGACCGGCTGACCGAACTGGTACTGCGCGGCGGCGGGGTCCAGGACGTGGCGGACGCGGTGGCGGAAGTCCTGCACGGCGAGGTCGAGTTCACCGATCCCGGCCGGGCACCTGCCGCGGCACTGGACCGCTCCCGCGCCGACGGCCACGCCGTACGGGACGGCGCCGAGTGGGTCGCGGCGGTCGGGGCGGGCGGTGAGGTCCTGGGCGCCCTCGTACTGCGCGGTCACCCGGCCCTCGACCCGGTCGACCAGCGCACCCTGGAGCGGGCCGCCATGGTCACCTCCCTGCTCCTGCTCGCCCGGCGGACCGCCGGCGAGGCCGAACAGCGCGTGCGCGGCGAGCTGTTGGACGACCTTCTGAACGCCGCCGACCGTGACCCCCGCCTGCTCGGTGAACGCGCGGCCCGGCTCGGCGCGGACCTCGATGCGCCGCATATCGTCCTGGCGGCCCGGATCGATGATTCGGCGCCGGCCCACGGAGCCCCGATATCCGACGACGGCCCGTCGCCCGGCCCCGACGCCCACCCCCACGGCACCGACCGGCGCCGCCTGTGGTCGGCGGCCTCCCATCTCGCCGCCACCCGCCATGGACTGGCGGTCGTACGGGACGGCGGCGCCGTCCTGCTGCTGCCGCTCGGCCCCGGCGGCGACCCGGCGCACATGGCCCGCGAGATCGCCGCCCGGCTCGGTGCCGCGCTGCACCTCCCCGTCACCGTCGGCGCCTCGGCCCCGGTCCCGGCCCCGGCCGCCCGTCCCGCGGCGGTCGCGGACGCCTACGCGGAGGCCCGGCGCTGCCGGGAGGCCCTGCGCGTGCTGGGCCGGGCCGGCCAGGGTGCGGCCGCCGCCGACTTCGGCTTCCTCGGACTGCTGCTCGCCGACACCCGCGATGTGGACGGCTTCGTCCACCGCACCCTCGGGGTGGTCACCGACTACGACGCCCGCCGCGGTACGGAGCTGCTGCGCACCCTGGGGGCCTACTTCGCCTGCGGAATGAGTCCGGCCCGCACCAAGGACGCGCTGCACGTCCATGTGAACACCGTCGCCCAGCGCCTGGAAAGGGTGAGCCGGCTGCTGGGACCCGACTGGCAGAGCCCGGCACGCGCCCTGGAGATCCAGCTGGCGCTGCGGCTGCATCAACTGTCCTCCGCCGTGGCGCGCGATACCGGCGCGTAG